Genomic segment of Hippocampus zosterae strain Florida chromosome 12, ASM2543408v3, whole genome shotgun sequence:
AAGTAGGTGAGACACTGTGCCCGACCAGTGGCTCATTTTTCCACATCCCACCCGATCGTGTTTGTAGGAAACCCagcgatgcctttttttttaattgtgttaatTAAAGTTCCTCTTGTGTATCCGTTTTCCATGCCGTGGCTTGTCACTTTTTGTCTCAACTTTGAAAGAGGATATCCAAGTTGAGAACAAGGAGAACCAGTGGATGGGGGTCACGGTACAGAGTCAAGGACCTGGGGGAAAGATTGTGGTAAGTATCGTATTGAGGATTATGAATCCGCCCCTTTTGCCGAGTAGACTCCTCATTGGACAGCTGCTTCTGCtctgtattgcatttttttttctgccaaaaatcaGTATCGGACTCAAAAACTCCACATCAGTCAGGCTCTAGTGATGTGTCACATTAGGTTGTCTAGACTGCCCTAAATCAATCTGTCAAaagtcttcaccccccccccccccccgaaaaaaaacaaactgtgaaATGAATGGCAGTGACTACAACTGAGAAAATCTTGTGCTTCAGACGTGCGCTCACCGCTACCAAAGGCGCATGTTTGTGAACACGCCCCAGGAGGCCCGTGACATCACCGGCCGCTGCTACGTCCTGAGCCAAGACCTGACCATCGACGAGTCGTCGGACGAGGACGGCGGCAACTGGAACTTCTGCGATGGCAGGGCCAGAGGACACGAGATGTTCGGGTCGTGTCAGCAGGGTCTCGCCGCCACTTTCACCAAGGACTACCATTACCTGGTGTTCGGAGCGCCTGGAGCGTACAACTGGAAAGGTCTGAAAAGGACGCCTTTGAAATGCTAACGGGGACTccgttgggtgtgtgtgtgtgtgtgtgtgtgtgagactgatTGACTTTTCTCCCCATCAGGCATCGTACGGGtggagcaaaaaaacaacaccctgTTGGAGATGGGCGTGTATGACGACGGGCCTTATGAAGTGGGCGATGAGCTGGTCTTGAACCCGGAGCTCGTACCTGTACCTGCCAATAGCTACCTCGGTGAGACACGAAAGCTTGCCGCTTGAGGAGAGTTATGTTCCCTGGATCGTAACCGCTCAAAATAAACAGGAACAAGGAGTAATCTAGACTTTCAACGAACTGTCAACGATTCTTGTGAATTCTGACATTTAGGATTCTCTCTGGACTCTGGACACAGCATCACCAGGAGGCGTGGCTTAACGGTGGTGGCTGGCGCGCCCAGAGCCAATCACAGCGGAGCCGTGCTGCTGCTGAGGAAAGAGAAACAAGGCTCGAACCGACTTGCGGTGGACCACACCCTGCTCGGCCCGGGGCTGGCGTCCTCTTTTGGATACGATGTGGCCGTAGCAGACCTAAATGGGGACGGGTGGGTTGCACTTTCTCATTCGTCTGCCAAGACGaaaagaccatttcagaatgttACACGTCGGGTTACTCCTGGGTGTCAGAGAAAGTGATTGACAACAGCTGACCTGAACTGTTAACGACACAAACTTGTGAGCGTTCGTATAATGTCGTCATGTACGAAAACGCTGATCTCGTGTCTATTTGACCCAGATGGCAGGACATAGTCGTGGGAGCGCCCCAGTTCTACATGAAGGACAAAGACGTCGGAGGGGCCGCTTACGTTTACATCAACCAGGCGGGACGATGGCCAGGCGGCGCTCCCGTCCGTCTCAATGGGACGAGAGACTCCATGTTTGGTCTGGCGGTGGAGAACATTGGAGACGTCAATCAAGACTCTTATCAAGGTGATGGAGGGGGCGCTGATGTGCTTTATTATTCCCCGGAATATTGTTGCATGaactgttcccccccccccccccccgcccagatATCGCCATCGGAGCACCTTATGATGACGGCGGTGCCGGAATGGTCTACATTTATCATGGCTCTGCACGGGGAATAAGCACACGCCCGGCTCAGGTTGATTGGATTTATAGATCGTATGGAATACTTCAGTGATAGATTTATTTGTCAGCTTACTTTTCCAGAATAAATCAGATATAACGTCTCATTGTCGTAAACgtgaatttcatgtttttgtttcattgtgcaACTGCTGCAGGTTTTGACGGTTGAATTacttccgttttttttaaatttttgattTCAGATTATTTCCGGCAAAGATTACAACATCCGACTGTTTGGCTATTCTCTGGCAGGGAACATGGACCTGGACGGCAATTCTTATCCGGACCTTGCCGTGGGCTCTCTGTCAGACTCGGCACTCATTTACAGGTTTTGTATTTCCACACGTGACACCATATTTGTGCAAATATGATTTGGGAGCATTTATTGACTTCGCATTAGGTCagggattgattgatttgacacattttttttcctcacgcaTACATAACTTTCTTGTTATGCATGActtaataattaatattattcTATGCCATTAATGAGGTCATAGTTTGTGATCATTTACACGTGTGCATAAaagcggatttgaaaaaaaatcatttcattgtttttcaggGCAAGACCAGTCATTAGTATCCACCAAAAGGTCAAAATCTCCCCACGGGAAATTGACCTGACCATAAAGAACTGTGGAAACAACATCTggtaaatattcattcaataTCGTTTCATAACGGAAACTCCGTTCAGTGTAACGAAGCAAACGTCTCCTTTCTGTCTTTAGCTTCACTGTGGATTCTTGCTTCAGCTACAAGGCAAACCCCGCATCTTACAATCCAAGAATAAGTACGTCAATCATCTTTTTTCATCACGGAAGACTTCTTCTGTCTCGCATCTGATTCGGTCCTCTTCCGCCGCAGCTCTCGGATATTCTGTGGAGGCGGACGGAATGCGCCGGAAACAAGGGTTGGTCTCCAGAGTCgtgtttttgaacaaatccGACTCGGAAACAGAACACCAGTTTAACGGCACCGTGGACCTCCGAGGACAAAAGCAGGAAACGTGCATTAAGATAAAAGCCAAGTTGAAGGTGAAAAGAAAACGCCgaggatcataaagcatcaacaccatACATCTAACGTGCACACAATCGTGAacccgtgttttgttttttgttattagCTAGCATACTAGCCAAATTAATATGCTAACGCTCAAACGGCCGTAACGTCACGTATTGGCAAACAAATGAGTTTTTAAGCGAATAACCCAAAAATATCTGTGAAATGTTGGGCCACGGATAAaccaaaatcaaaaatattaGGACACGCCCGCTTAACTGGTTCATTAATCAGTTGCGGAGGTAGGCTCTTGAATCACAAATAAGTCATTAGCCAAAACGTTTTCTGCTTCCGACATCGTGGGAACATTTTCGGAAGGGCCCTTTCTCCTCTTCGCGCATGACTATGTCCCAGTGCACTAGactgtgacctttgacctcacaaATGCGCCTCTGGATGAACGGACAAACATTCCCATAGACACACTCAAATCTCTTCAATATTTCCAAAGAGTGGTTGCTATCATCTGTGCAATTTCACAATTTGCCTTCCCTGTTTTTTCACATGCCACGTTTCTTCTTTTGTCAAAGAAACATAACTTGAcacctttgttttttgttgttgttgttttttttttttaattttttttatacaggacAATATTAAGGATAAGATGCGAAGCATTCCCATCGAGGTGTCTGCACATATAGTTGGTACCAAGCGACAAAAGGCAAAGAGCGGCCTCCCGCCGCTGATGCCAATTTTGGACTCTTCTCAGTCTAACAAAGAAACCGTTGAGGTAAAAGCGACGAGTCATTTTGTCAgtaagtcaacgtgctaacagCTCGCTCTTTATCGCATTTGTTTTTGGAGGTGAATTTTGTAAAGGAAGGATGCGGAAGTGATCATGTTTGTCGCAGTAACCTGATGATGGACTACAAATTGCTGTACAAGCAAAGCAATCAAGACATTTACTCGCCTTTGCCCACGTGAGTAACGGAAAGAAcctcttgaaaataaaatcctcagAGGGGGAAGTCATGCGTTACAACAGTGTACGTCTTCAAAAAACTAAATTAACCATGAATTGCGAAGAAAGGAATACACAAAATAttgtacatttcaacattttcttttaattggTCTAAATTTGGCAAGCTAGCGGTGACGATGAGCAGATAAATGACCCCTGCATTAGTGGTGTGCGGGCGCCCTCTAGTGGTCTTGGAAATAATAACTGCCCAAGTACACCCGTTTTCAATGCATTTGCAGTTaataagcggtccagaaaatggatggatggatggattaagatTATTGTGAGACCGCTGGAAGCACTCACACGTTATTTTACACCTGTTTTATTGTCCTAACCTATTTGATGTGCTTCTACGCGCACAATTCTCCACCCATTGTCACCACTGCAACTTCAAAGCATATTCCAAAACTTCACACCATTCGTGatattatttttctcatttgaatAATCGAGTTTTGCCACACTCCTCTTTTTATTTAAATCTcactgctaaaaaaaacaaacaagaaacctCACCATTCATTTCCCATGACACATTCAACATAACAGATTCACACGGTTCTCATTCCATTCAGATCATTCAATTCACCTGAGGCAAAAGCGACAGAAAACGAAATTTGGAGAAATTAGAGTTCCTATACACGTTTTCAGTAGCTACTGTTTATGCAAAGTGCTTCCTTTCTGGGTCCATAGAAGGGACAACGTGTCTGTGTTTCATCTGACGTACGAGAGGAAGGACTTGGCTTTGCGGCTGACCGTCAGCAACATGAACGGTGATGACGCCTATGAAGCCAAGCTGATGGGCTCGTTCCCCGACACGCTGTCGTATTCGGGTGTCCGCTCACATCGCACCACGGTAAAGTAGATAACCAAGGGCTATGTTATTGTAAAAGATCTGACAGTACCTAAAACAAGAGTTGTATCGCGCTCGGtgacttgaaagaaagaaaatgtttaacGCGAGGAGAAATCAAGCGAAAGGTTGCTTCTTGTCAAAAGACTCGGATCACTAAAATGCGGACATCTGTACTTAGGCCCACTTCGACCACTGAAAATATCAGAACAAATGCCGTACTAGTTTGGATTTTATGgacgttgtttttttctcctcatagATGCATGCACGCCGTGGAGAAAAAGTTGAATCTTGCCTAACATCAGATAAAGCTCAATAAGCTTCTGTAGTTAGCGCCAAATATTACCAAAAAGCCTGccgcagaaataaaataaattgtgctgtcaaacgattaaaatatttaattgcgATCAAATGCATAATTTCGTAGTTAACTCAGAATTAGCCATAattaatcacaattttttttatctattctaaatttcttttgatttctttttctcctatttttcccattttaatgatctcatcaacatggaatcgtggatcagttttctttgtgcaaaatgcaaatatttactaaaacaacaatttcgattttcaattttacattaacATGTTTCACTCAGAGCAGTTATTCAAACTTGGAGCACATCTTATTATTTTAGAGCAACggaacatccgctgtgacgtggtgCCGCATTAAttgtgcgattaaaaaaaaaatgtatcgagttaaaattattttaaattaatggtgataatCACGCGTTAAACTGACTGcactaaaaataatacaaagaaaataaatgtggcAAAAGATAATGACCACTTTAGTCTCCTGAAATATTTTTTACCTTTCCCCCTAGATGGACAAGCAAATCATATGCGTCGCGAATCAAAACGGCTCTGAGGCCGACTGCGAGGTCGGCAACCCATTTAAGCGGGGATCCCAGGTACAAAGTTATGCATTAAAATCCTTCCGCAGCACTTTTGAAGCTTTTGTCGTCTTGGCGTTTGAAATAAGAAAGGCTCTTCTGATAAAGGTGACATTTTACATCATCCTGAGCACCGCGGCGATGACACTGGAGACCGCAGAGATTGATATCGACCTGCAGCTCCAAACGTAACGACTACAAGCTCACCCTCAGCTCTTCCCctcattgtatttttaattgatgtttcccccccccccccccacacacacttttctttcTATTCAGAACCAGCGTACAAAATTTGGCCCAAGTGAGAGTCAAAGCCAAAGTGATGATTGAATTGCCCTTGTCGGTGACTGGGTATGTTTGTGTCCGTCCGCAAGAGCGTACATGTGAACAAGAATGTGCTACTAATGCATGTTAGTAGGTCGTGATTTACTTTGGCTCGTCTCCTTCAGGGAGGCCCATCCTCATCGGGTTTCGTTTGGCGGAGTTGTGAGGGGAGAGAGCGCCATGAAGACCGAAGAGGAGATTGGCAGTTTGGTCAATTACACATTCAGAGTATGTTGATGTGACTCGCGTTCTCCCGGGGACACCATTTGCTAGACAACGCCTGCTAAATGTTAACAAATTGACTGTTTATGCCAAAAATGTTGTTGTCCCCGCCCCCTTCTCTCAGATCAACAACTTGTGGGACGCTTCCATCAAATCGTCGCTGCACATCCAGTGGCCCAAATCCAACAACAATGGCAAATGGCTTTTGTACCTGGTGAAAGTGAACGCTAACGAAGGCCCGCGCGATGTCATTTGCACACCAGAGTTTGAGATCAATCCTTTAAAACACATCCAGGTACAATTGAATCCAGAGACCACTCGGACCCTAAAATACGATTGCTTCCTTGCCGTTTTCATAAGAATCGATGTGCTTTCAGGAGAGTTCTGCGTTCAGGACAAAGCGGGAAATTTCACCgaaaaaaacaagaggaaaGAATTGCTCGCTGTCAGACAAAAATAGGAGTTTGGtgagctttttttcctttttttttgctgtctcaAATTGATGCACACAGCACAAGCAATCTATGAAGTTTGCTTTAAAGGAGAActcgagtaaaaaaaataaaaaaatctttgcaatAATATGTCCTGTGTGCTAGTTCAAACATGttttctgattaatattatTTGTGGACTAAGAATTAAGGAAATGAATCCATCATTATCAATCTCAAGGAACTGATATTCTGTCCTGTCCTGCCCTTTGCAATACGAGCCCGAGGGCACCTTGACATCATTTACAAAGTAGCGGCCAGCAAAGGACTTGGTGGAatcttattccacaaatgcaatattaattgcAAAACTGTGTATAGACTCTTGGGGGAAGATAGAACAGAAGTattgcaaaaaaatgtttgacttgactttccttTTCAGGAGGTCTTAACACACGCTTTCCTTTTCAGGCATGTGGGAAAGATTTGCAGTGTGTGCTGCTTAAGTGCCCCCTGCAGGGACTCGACGGGTCGACAGTGAAACTCAGAGCTCGTCTGTGGAACTCAACCTTTCTGGAGGTACCATAGAACTATTTTTCGCATCATTATAAATTCTTCCTATAGTCGGTGAAATGCAGATCTACATCAAGGGGAGCTCAAGGCAAAGATTTTTTTCGAAGTCGATAGCAGTGAGCCCGGAGGAACATTTTGATCTAGATTTATAGCACCACATTATGGGTTAAATGTTGCCCATTCAGCATCCATTGTCAACCCTTCTCAAGTTTCCTTATTTAGTTTCCAGTCTTTTTCCAGGTTGGATTTGGGATTTCTTGGCCTACTTTCCCTTCGAGCCTTtctatttgtactttgttacttcaCACCACTGATGAAATCATACTCACCCAGTTTGGTCTTAACACAGGATTACACTTCGCTTTCGTCCCTGGACATCATTGTGAGGGCTTCGCTGGTGCTCCACACTCAGTCCACAAACATGATCCTGCAAACTCCTGACACTGACGTAAGGCACAAGATGTCAGGTGGGATAGCTTGTGACATCTgcaatcatgatttttttttcatcagtagTGTGTGTTGTTGGCAGGTGAAGCTTACAGTGTTCCCTGAGAGTGCGGTAGCCCAGTATGGTGGCGTCCCCTGGTGGATCATCATCGTAGCTGTTCTGGCAGGGATCTTGATTTTGGCATTGTTGGTCTGTCTGCTGTGGAAGGTGAGTGGAAAGCATTCagtcaaagaaggaaaaaaggaaaaaggagcTGAGACGGGGATGCACTGCCCAATGAAAAGCATGTACAGTAAGATTTCtgtaggcataaaaagcaggattacagtGGATGGCATTCAACCACACCGGTCAACAGTAAactttaatcagagatggctttaggTGTCCCTGAACGTATTGTTAacgctgatttttaaaatttgttttcaagTTGGCCTATAAAAGTTTGCACAACATTTGaccataaaaaaaattccacctgttgctgaactgaacccattcatccatccattttctccctCTTATCCAGGGTCGAGTCGTGGgatgaacctaacccttaattcataaatattactacattacatattattttgaaaacctgggaaaaaaagtgaaaatgtggaATTGGCACGATAAATTAATTcagaaaagtttacttgcataTCTGatgtaattttattattattatttttttttttataaaaatgtgTTCACCAGTGTAGTTTCAACAAAAACTAAAGTGTTGCTTTTGACTTCCTGTTGTTCTTTCAAATGTGCAGATTCATCTAGTGGTCAATATTGGAATTACATCCTAAATTGACAACAGTTCTACCAAAATtcatcccaaaaaataaaaaaagtggaagCGTGAACCGTGAAACAGTGACGGATTGGGCTTTGCTgtgttgtcaattttttttaagttgttctTTTGATCTAAAACACAAAGAACACTTTGTATTTGGTTCCCagataacaacaaacaaacaaaatcaacaaaatgcTGAGACTCATGCTTTGCATTGgacagtctcttttttttcataccgggtgaatatttattttactcGAGGTACTTTTGTGATTGTTTATTGATCACCCttgctccccccacccccgcctttCCTTCAGTGTGGTTTCTTCAAGAGAGCGTCCAAAGACCAGTATGATGCGGCCTATCACAAGGCTGAGATCCATGTTCAGCCTTCTGACAAAGACAAGCTCTCTGCTGAGGCCTGATTTTAAGCTCTGAACAGGTTCAAAACCAAGCAAAAAATACCCCCCCATAAATAAATTGAGCATGTGCAGCAACTAATGAACTGACTTcagcagctttattggaagcGCAGAAGTAGAGCCGGCCCAAGGCGTAAAACCACTAAACACCTTCTGAACCAACTGACCACTGGGGGGACCCCAAAGAGCAATTAACAGTCAACAAATCCTAAAGTTGtattttggattctttttttgcATGGCTATTGAAGAAGTTTactgcccaaaaaaaatccgctagcttaatgctaacacataattggCGATGCAAATTAGGCTTACAATTAGCGTCGGTGTTGCGACGTTATAACCCTTAAAGTGACAGATATTTGAACAGAAGCAGTGGAGCAACCCGCAAAAATAAGACTACTCccattctttatcttctgcgaaTAATGACTAATATTACTAAGACCAAGACCGTCTCCATGTACACTTTTCTGCATGTAGGtgacattttattgatttttgagatgatttacatttagatttgatttggaattttgttttcatgtatcCAAATAATTTGACTTGTTCTTGAACTTTGTAGCTTGGGACCGGCTCTGCACATATTTAACCCGACACAGATTGCACTCAACCAAAACAAATTGCTCTTGTGCGACACTTCCGTCACAAGATCATCGTTGTTGTGTAATTGTGTGCTCTGCAGGTGCTTTGGCTGACATCGGCTTGGCTTTTGAAAACGCGCACAACGCATGCTTAACTGTCTTTTTGCATAGCTAGCTCAACAATTacatgtttttatgtgtgtgttttttaattccTCTGTTTGTCTATCCAGTGTGGCTTTTTCAAACGCTCCAAGCAGGAGAACGCCATTCCTCAGTATCATGCCGTGCGGATCCGGAAGGATTCTTCTCACTACGAAGACGGCAAAGTCAAGTTGGATGCTTTTGAGAAGAAGCCGTGGATGACAATGTGGGTTGACAATGAAAGTTACTCCTGAGTCAGGGACAACAAATTGGTCCGGATGTGGACTAGAATGCACAATCAAATGACGATCCAATACAAGAGTCGAGTTCTACGTTAACAAAGACAATAAATAATACTCAATTATCTTTGTCAAGGCAGAAATTTTAATACGGCTCGTTGTAATGGATGTCCAAGCCTTTGCGATGTCAAATATCTTTCTTCATGCGCTCACCAGGAATCGTTAGTCTTTCTACACCGCACAAATGAGTTTTCGACATGGATTTGTAACTTTTGTAGATATGTTTTATGcacattgtatatttattttttgataaaTCATGTTTGATGGAGCCAAAGATATTTAGTCCTTTGTGTGAAATAGTCTAAcgtacatttgaaaatgaactaCTGATCCGATGTAGTGGTACTGTCTTAAAATGTTgcagaatttaaaagaaaatgcacAGGTGGGACACTTGActttttgtatgtattgtattaaagtacttttgtaaaaaaatatttttaaacatcaagCATCACCGGCGACTCACCTCTGAATACATGTTTGCGTGTTTAAAATTTATAAGGTAGCATAGTCACTGAAAAAGTCATTCTTCATGTGAAACTCAAAGGACGTAGCAAAATGTCCCGAATTAGATTATCTCGTCATGTAAATGTTAAATTGTCAAGtggaataaaaaatatttttcaaaataggactttgcgctattttattttttgcattgacgATGCTTTACCTACATATGCTCAACACATTTACACATGCTAAAATTATGCCGGTAAATTCACAAGTCAGCCCGAATACAGTTCACAGCCTGACGATGTAGTGATTCACTCACCTGATGACTGTCCAACGCCAGTGTTAATGCTTGCAGTTCTCCATCTACCCGGTAATTTGATTTGTGAATGTGTTTGTAACATAACATCCTGTAAGTGActgaactatttttttaatcaatttattttattcatccaaAAATATCTTATTAAAACATTGATTTGATATTTGGAACATTGACACAAGGAGAGATATGGtcttagaaaaaaacaaactgttgaAAATCAAGCGTCCTGGATGAtacctgacaaaaaaaaggaaacgtcAATAATGATGAACACTACTGCCTAcaaaggcaaaaatattttgacaataaatgctgaaaagtgttttttttttttttttgtggggtcagTCAAACGCTAAACGAAAGGTCTTCTCCTGCTCTTTGCGTTGGTTGTCACACAGTTTGGACACCTCCTCCACTCGTCTCTGCAGGAGAACCGAATTCTGGTCGATCCACTGCAGGGAATCCATGTGGGCATTGAGGATTTTGCAGATTTGTTGAAGCTGACGAAGGAAAAATGAGATGTTAAGTGTAGGCTcacaaaatgtgatttcttttGTTCCGACAAAGTGAATCAGTGAGACGCTGTGATTTGTCATTCtcgtagaggataaagaatacatgcccaTGGGCattgttatattattatttttttaaattattattattaaaaacccAGCGGCAAGCGATGCATTTCAGATGCTGGCCTCCActttggggagggggaaaaaatccaatTTACTTTGAATAACATTTGCATAATTTCCATTTCAACTGCCCAATGAAAATTTTGCCTAGAAATGTTGCAACCCGAGTTAGGAGGACTGAGGTGTTTACTTGAGGCCATCTTACCGGGTCGCTGGTGTCGGCCGGGCCGCTGGACGTATTGAGGTGCTCGATGATCTCCTTCAGGTCCTGCGACATCCTCTTGAGCTGCGCGTCCACGTTCTCCGCCAGCTTGTACGTCCTCTCGCGCTCCTCGTCGGCATTCTGCATGTAGATGGTGCCGCTCTGCTCCTTCACCGACTCCTCCAGCGGGCACAGCAAGTCCTCCAGCTCCTTCTGTTGGGACAGGATGAAATCCAGCTCCTGGTTGAGCCTCCTCTGGTCCAGCTTCACCTTCTCCATCTCCTTGTGAAGGGACGTGATCTTCTCGCCGTTTTCCACCAGCATGCGGTCCCACGCGTTGACCTGAGTGGCTTGCTGGAGGAAATATCTCTCTTGGTCTTCCAGTTCCAGGCTCCACTTGTTTATGAGGCCCTCCAGCTGGGCGTAGGTCATCACGGCAGGAGCGGCGGTGGTTGGCAGGGTGGTGGCTACAGTAGCTGCGGTCGTGGTGATGACCGGTTTGAGCCCCAGAGAGAAAGCCGATGTGGTGGTCGCGGCCGGGGCGATGGAGGGCGCGGCGGCGCTAGAGGTCACTGCTCCTAGAGGTTTAAGCGTAAAGGACAGGCCTCCGCTGGCTGCGGTGGTCGTTGCAGCGGGAGCCGCAGCTGGCGTCGCAGTGGCACCGAAAGTAAAACCAGAACCCATCGCAGTGGCAGTTGATGTCGTTggggtcgagaacagagacggaGCCACCTGGGTCACTGCAGGGGGAGCTGGAGTTGATGAGGGTTTAATTCCCAGGCTGAAACCTCCAGCCTGTGGAGCTGAAGCTACCGTTGTGGAGGTGGTCTGGGCTCCCAGTGTGAGGCTTGGAGCGGCACTTGAACCAAAAGAGAAGCCGCCCCCCGGCACGTTTGTTGTGGCTGCCGCTGGGGCGACTTGTTGTACCTTGCTTCCACCGAAGCTGAAACCTCCAAATGCGAGGCCTCCGGGTGCACTTGTAgtcggtgctgctgctgctaatgCTGCTGCCGGCTGGGTTTGAGCTGGGGCTTGGGTTGCCGTCCCGAAAGAGAATCCTCCCCCCGCAGGTGCAGTCAAACCCGAGCCCAGGCTGAAACCAGACGACGAAGTCGCGGGTGTCGCTATGGAGCCCAAAGTGAGACCTGCAGTCGGGGCGGGTTGAGAAGTGGAACCCAGGCTGAATGTAGTGGGGTTGGGAGTCCCGAACGTGAGGCTCCCGGTGGCAGTGGTGGTCTTAACTGGGGTGCCGAAGCTAAAACCGCCGCTCGGGTTACTACTCGCGGCGGTCTGCGCGGACGATCCGAAAgagaagccgccgccgccgctgcttccGGCGGCTGCGGGAGTGGACGTTGTCAGGCCGAAGCTCGCGGTGGGTACCGCTGGAGCTGTGGTCTTTGCGGCGCCGAAAGAAAAGCCCGCGGAAGGCTGACCGAAGTTGAAGCCGCCACTCATGGTCACTCACCGGACGATGGCGGATGACAAAATGGTTCACGCACCTCGCTGGATTTTTGGCGGGTCGCCGGTGCAACTTGCTGCAAGTTGAGTCCGATGGTGTCGAATGCGCCTCCTACACGGCGGAACTTGTCTCAAATAGATCACGGGTTAGTTGTCATTACAATAACGAGCGGCGAACACAAACTAGTTGCACATCACTGTCAAAAAACGTGGCTTCAAAATTCGTTTCATCGTCACACAGGAGAGGCATGCTATTGCTAGCGGAAGTGACGATATTATGACCGGTTCCGGGGTTCTTTTTGCTTCTTGGTCAGGTTGTTTGTCGTTTTCGACCTTTTTTAGTAACCACTGTTTTTGTGCAGATATTTTTATGTATGTAACTCGATTGAGCTGTATGTACCTCGATTAACGTCGTTTGATTATATATTCGATATGCCTGATATTCATGTAATACTACGCGGTTTCTCTTCATTAGAAGAATCTTCTAATGATTAGAAGACAATGGTTTGGTACGGCTACGTGGACCTTAAGAAAGACTAAATCAGAACCACAGTGCAAAGTCTTCGGCATAT
This window contains:
- the nup62l gene encoding nucleoporin 62 like, giving the protein MSGGFNFGQPSAGFSFGAAKTTAPAVPTASFGLTTSTPAAAGSSGGGGFSFGSSAQTAASSNPSGGFSFGTPVKTTTATGSLTFGTPNPTTFSLGSTSQPAPTAGLTLGSIATPATSSSGFSLGSGLTAPAGGGFSFGTATQAPAQTQPAAALAAAAPTTSAPGGLAFGGFSFGGSKVQQVAPAAATTNVPGGGFSFGSSAAPSLTLGAQTTSTTVASAPQAGGFSLGIKPSSTPAPPAVTQVAPSLFSTPTTSTATAMGSGFTFGATATPAAAPAATTTAASGGLSFTLKPLGAVTSSAAAPSIAPAATTTSAFSLGLKPVITTTAATVATTLPTTAAPAVMTYAQLEGLINKWSLELEDQERYFLQQATQVNAWDRMLVENGEKITSLHKEMEKVKLDQRRLNQELDFILSQQKELEDLLCPLEESVKEQSGTIYMQNADEERERTYKLAENVDAQLKRMSQDLKEIIEHLNTSSGPADTSDPLQQICKILNAHMDSLQWIDQNSVLLQRRVEEVSKLCDNQRKEQEKTFRLAFD